The Drosophila gunungcola strain Sukarami chromosome 3L unlocalized genomic scaffold, Dgunungcola_SK_2 000003F, whole genome shotgun sequence genome contains a region encoding:
- the LOC128258682 gene encoding insulin-like growth factor-binding protein complex acid labile subunit, giving the protein MTSLVYTVFHLASLQCSVRPEISPCTCETGKAWNHVELSCEKLESFNAVVDSLANKLNADTQIDLKITHSQLDDLEMRSFTDMNFNLYKLRMQWNGLRSLPEVPFRGLSNVTYLSIGDNELDEIPKHALSHMPSLLTLDIGRCNIRAVQQEDFRGIQRVTNLILVSNIITRLDRGSFPQSLLILHLGRNQLESLNGSLHDLENLQSLFINANNITSLDGELPDGSQLRLLMAHNNRLERLPANMAGMHSLETMHIQCNQLRSFDRVLRNAVNLSEVMAENNELEYLAQDEFGSCSKVETLQMGCNHIRSLNSSLLPILKLKTANFSFNDIEEFSMAELHGLRSLKTLQLSSNRIQRLLPDPRGVQDLMLVNLDLDNNRIDSLNGALAGLGNLRILNLAGNRLEHLQVGDFDGMIRLDILDLTGNQLAELKPLEMTLLPSLKILKVAYNNITKLEQDFKGLPVLCQANLTNNQISTISSELVTNTRCKNHNVPGKLEIHLDDNPIMCDVRLNELCRLMAVQEARIRGRSQCFENDQEVCTVLPMLYKVDLPIMVTNLKLGGREDAKPVMQMLVPQLIKANDELLPPIISTLGNPVLIGTTLINPVISPLPVPLLLTTTPPPPPLPLPLPVEPEVEKNESTTANPVATSSTEETTTSTTTTTRTTTTTTTTSASTTTTEASSPVITPTEVITTTAPTTTTTSTTTPKPNETLPVIVELQEPNPPGTPLNQTVVVDGAQDKADALVPPAVQDPLQQELEREREKRERDLERDLDHEAVAKTEYETVEYIPNLVQPPVGSEALTPPPSKANALEEDSESVHSNSVHAEYPQSLQIPEEPPEE; this is encoded by the exons ATGACTTCCCTCGTGTACACCGTCTTTCATCTGGCCTCGCTCCAGTGCTCGGTGCGTCCGGAGATCTCGCCCTGCACCTGCGAAACGGGCAAGGCCTGGAACCATGTGGAGCTATCCTGCGAGAAACTGGAATCCTTCAACGCCGTAGTGGACAGCCTGGCCAATAAGCTCAATGCCGACACGCAAATCGACCTGAAAATCACGCACTCCCAACTGGACGACCTGGAAATGCGATCATTTACGGATATGAACTTCAACTTGTACAAGCTACGGATGCAATGGAACGGTCTAAG ATCGCTGCCCGAGGTGCCGTTCCGCGGGTTATCGAATGTCACCTACCTAAGCATCGGCGACAACGAACTCGACGAGATCCCGAAGCACGCCTTGAGCCACATGCCGAGCCTGCTGACGCTGGACATTGGGCGGTGCAACATACGGGCGGTGCAGCAGGAGGACTTTCGGGGCATCCAGCGGGTGACGAACCTGATCCTGGTGAGCAACATCATCACGCGACTGGACAGGGGCTCCTTTCCGcagagcctgctgatcctgcaCCTGGGCAGAAACCAACTGGAGTCGCTGAATGGGTCGCTGCACGACCTGGAGAACCTGCAGTCGCTGTTCATCAATGCGAACAACATCACATCGCTGGACGGCGAGCTGCCGGACGGCAGTCAGTTGCGCCTGCTGATGGCCCACAACAACAGGCTGGAACGACTGCCGGCCAACATGGCCGGCATGCACAGCCTGGAGACGATGCACATCCAGTGCAACCAGCTGAGGTCCTTCGACCGGGTCCTCCGCAACGCCGTCAATCTGTCCGAGGTCATGGCCGAGAACAACGAGCTGGAGTACCTGGCCCAGGACGAATTCGGCTCGTGCTCCAAGGTGGAGACCCTGCAGATGGGCTGCAACCACATCCGATCGCTGAACTCCTCGCTGCTGCCCATCCTCAAGCTGAAGACGGCCAACTTCTCCTTCAACGACATCGAGGAGTTCTCTATGGCGGAACTGCACGGACTGCGCTCGCTGAAGACCCTCCAACTGTCCAGCAATCGCATCCAACGGCTGCTTCCCGATCCCCGGGGAGTGCAGGATCTGATGCTTGTCAATCTGGACCTCGATAACAACAGAATCGATTCCCTAAATGGAGCTTTGGCCGGCCTGGGCAATCTCCGGATACTCAATCTGGCCGGCAACCGATTGGAGCACCTCCAGGTGGGCGATTTCGATGGCATGATCCGGCTGGACATCCTTGACCTCACCGGCAACCAGCTGGCGGAGCTCAAGCCCTTGGAAATG ACCTTGTTGCCCAGCCTGAAGATCCTCAAGGTGGCGTACAACAACATAACCAAACTGGAGCAGGACTTCAAGGGTCTGCCCGTTCTGTGCCAGGCCAACCTGACCAACAACCAGATCTCGACCATATCGAGCGAACTCGTCACCAACACGCGCTGCAAAAATCACAATGTTCCCGGCAAACTGGAGATTCATCTAGATG ACAATCCCATAATGTGTGACGTGCGCCTGAACGAGTTGTGTCGCCTGATGGCGGTCCAGGAAGCCCGAATCCGGGGTCGATCCCAGTGCTTCGAGAACGACCAGGAAGTGTGCACTGTGCTGCCAATGCTGTACAAGGTGGACCTGCCCATAATGGTGACCAATCTGAAGTTGGGCGGACGCGAGGATGCCAAGCCAGTGATGCAGATGCTCGTGCCGCAGCTGATCAAGGCCAATGATGAGCTCCTGCCGCCGATTATTTCCACTCTTGGCAATCCGGTCCTCATTGGCACTACATTGATCAATCCGGTGATTTCGCCGCTGCCGGTACCGCTCCTGCTGACCACCActccgccaccgccacctCTGCCACTTCCCCTTCCCGTGGAGCCGGAAGTGGAGAAGAACGAGTCCACCACGGCCAATCCTGTTGCAACGAGCAGCACAGAGGAGACCACGACCTCGACAACGACCACTACCaggacaacgacaacgacaacgaccaCAAGTGCCTCGACGACGACCACAGAGGCCAGCAGTCCGGTCATCACTCCGACCGAGGTGATAACCACCACTgcacccaccaccaccaccaccagcaccacgaCGCCCAAACCCAATGAAACGCTGCCCGTGATTGTGGAGCTCCAGGAGCCCAATCCGCCGGGCACACCACTCAACCAAACGGTTGTGGTGGACGGGGCCCAGGATAAGGCAGATGCCCTGGTGCCGCCGGCTGTTCAGGATCCTCTGCAGCAGGAGCTGGAAAGGGAGA GAGAGAAGAGGGAGAGGGATCTGGAGCGGGATCTGGACCACGAGGCGGTGGCCAAGACCGAGTACGAGACGGTCGAGTACATCCCCAATCTGGTGCAGCCGCCGGTGGGCAGTGAGGCACTGACGCCGCCGCCCAGCAAGGCGAATGCCCTCGAGGAGGACTCCGAGTCCGTGCACTCGAACTCCGTGCATGCGGAGTACCCGCAGAGCCTCCAGATACCCGAGGAGCCGCCGGAGGAGTGA
- the LOC128258678 gene encoding gametocyte-specific factor 1 homolog, whose protein sequence is MSEKNYSVGGPNFEQYIVCPYDSVHRITPIRLANHLTRCAKNHSSSKMVRCPFNSNHLHSVGNMKKHVIECPNRSSLERYKLPDMLPPVEPRASDFVVESSEDWDAEPPAPTYNPQRYCEQECIIRKIQGKPPAARREFRERERRRFKEMN, encoded by the coding sequence ATGTCTGAAAAAAACTACTCTGTGGGTGGTCCGAATTTTGAACAGTACATCGTGTGCCCATATGATAGCGTCCATCGTATAACGCCGATTCGTTTGGCCAATCATTTGACCCGCTGCGCTAAGAATCATTCCTCATCAAAGATGGTGCGGTGCCCTTTTAATTCAAATCATTTGCATTCTGTTGGCAACATGAAAAAACATGTCATCGAATGCCCGAACCGATCGTCCTTAGAGCGCTACAAGCTGCCGGATATGCTGCCGCCTGTGGAACCACGAGCCAGTGACTTTGTTGTCGAATCCAGCGAGGATTGGGACGCCGAGCCGCCGGCTCCGACTTACAATCCACAAAGATACTGCGAACAGGAGTGCATTATCCGTAAAATCCAGGGCAAACCACCGGCCGCTCGTCGCGAATTCCGTGAGCGCGAACGCAGGCGCTTCAAGGAGATGAATTAA